The following nucleotide sequence is from Deltaproteobacteria bacterium.
ATTTCGGGAGGCTGGTAGATCCCATCGCCGACAAGATTATCGTGGCTTCGGCCATGATAATGCTCGTCCACCTCGACAGGGTTCCAGCCTGGATGGTAGCCCTCATCATTTCCAGGGAATTCGCGGTTTCCGGCCTGAGGGCATATGCAGGCACCAAAAATGTGGTTGTTTCGGCCAGGTTCACGGGAAAGATCAAAATGACGCTCCAGGTCCTCGCCATCATTGGGCTTCTGGTCAACTATCATCTCTGGGGGTTCCCTTTCGGCGAGGTTGGTTTCGTCCTTTTCCTGGCGGCTTTCGCTGCCACACTGTGGTCCGGATATGAGTATTTCGCCGAT
It contains:
- the pgsA gene encoding CDP-diacylglycerol--glycerol-3-phosphate 3-phosphatidyltransferase, with the translated sequence MPFNTLPNWFTIGRILFLPAILVLASFPEKGFGVAAAIVFSLAAITDFLDGFIARKTGQVSDFGRLVDPIADKIIVASAMIMLVHLDRVPAWMVALIISREFAVSGLRAYAGTKNVVVSARFTGKIKMTLQVLAIIGLLVNYHLWGFPFGEVGFVLFLAAFAATLWSGYEYFADFFKDFRGRSEEVQEQTTQDS